The genome window GGGCTTCTGGTTCAATGCCATCATACGCGTCGGTCCACTGATGAGTTCGAACACGGGCGCGGCGCTGGCGCTTACCCGCTTTCGCTGGTATGTCAACGCGATGGCAATCTGCGGAGTGCTGGTCTTGTTGTTTACCGCGCTTGCACAGGCGAATTAAGTAATGCCAGCCCAAACCATCTACCACCGCATGAAGGGTCTCAACACCCGCATGATGGCGAACTACAAACGCGGATTCGGTCCCACCCGCGTAGTGATGCTCCTGACCACCATCGGGCGCAAGTCTGGTCTGCCGCGTGTGACCCCGCTCCAATACGAAGAAGTGGACGGAATTTACTACATCGCCTCGGCGCGTGGATCAGACGCGGACTGGATCAAGAATATCCGCGCCAATCCCAAGGTCCGGGTTCAGATCCGGGATCGTGAGTTTGATGCCGCTGCCGAGCCGGTCACCGACCCGGTCCGCATCGCCGATTTCATCGAACTACGCCTGAAACGTCACCCGATCATGATCCGCCTGATCATGCACTTATTCGATGGTCTGCCCATACGCTTCAAACGCGCCGATCTGGAAAAGTTCTGCCGGAAAAAAGCAATGGCGATCCTGCGTCCGATCAGGGAACAAGATTCCAATCAATGGAGGTAAAGATGGCTGGCACGAATCCAAATCCCGCGGTTTTCTTGGGTGGCGTTTTCCTGCTGCTGGCAGTTGCTTACGTGGTGTTCCGAGTGATTGTTCGCCGGGAGTATCGTCTGCATGGACGCCTGACAAGCTGGTCATCGATCGTTCAATTGCTTGCCTTTGCGGGGCTGATGGCTTTCCCATACTTGTTCAACCCACCAGAGTGGGCCTTATCCTGGATGTTAGCAGGACCAACATCCAGGCAGCAGCAAATATTGGGATTGGTCATCATTCTATTGGGATTCCTCGTTGCCTTTTGCACGATGGGATGGTTTGGAATGCGACGGGCATTCGGCGTTGAAACAAAAGGTTTGGTAAGTATCGGACCCTACCGCTTTACAAGAAATCCACAAATCCTGGGAGGGTATCTGTTGGTCATCGGGGTAACAGTGCAATGGCCTTCCTGGTTTGCTGTAATTTGGATCGTTCTTTACGGAGTAATTGGTCACTGGATGGTCATGACCGAAGAGGAGCACTTACGGGTCTTACTTGGAGAGGAATACGTGCGTTATTGTCAAAAAGTTCCCAGGTATTTGTTTTGGGTTGGGAATTCCCAAAAAGATCGCCCGGGGTAATGCGCTTGAACAAGTTGATGTATACATAGGCAGTATCGGTGTCTTCGAATTCAGCGGGCATATCCTCTTGATTGGGGATGCTTATCTCCGCGCTCGCAATGATCGACAACACCTAACAGCATGAACATGGCAGAAACTAATCTCATCCTGACTATTGCAATCCCCTTTCTTTTGCTTCCAAGCACAGCGCTTGTCTTTTCCATAGCCGCCAAGGGACTTGGAAAGGAAAAAGGACACTTGATTGGGTTTCTCTTTTATTGGGCGGTCTGGTGTATCCTGCTTCCCCTTTTCATTGTGGGTTGGGACTGCTATCTCTCGCTCTTCGTGGATAAAACCCCGCTTCTTGCCCGGCCGAACTGGCTGGCTGCCGCTCTATGGGCATTCATCACGTTGGTATCGATTCTCATGTATGGCAGAGACTTCCTCCGCGCCTCGCCAACCCTCATCCTGATCGCCATCCCCGCCGCGACGATCAATGGCATCTGCGAAGAAATCCTCTGGCGCGGACTGTATGTCCGGATGTTCCCGGATAATTTTTGGCTGGCAGTCATTTTCCCGTCAATTGGATTCGCACTGTGGCATCTTGTCCCGTTATCGATCTTTTCCGATGGAAACAAATGGAGTTTCGTCCTGTCGACGTTTTTACTCGGCCTGGCATACGGTTACATCGCCTACTGCACCGGCTCCACCAAATGGACGGCAATTTCCCACAGCCTGAGTGGAACACTGGCACTGAGCGGTTATCTCGCACCAAGCGTATTGGCGTTGTTAAAATAATTCTATGGCAATGAAAGGCAAAATCATGACCGACAAGACCAAAAAGCTACAATCCCTGCTGAATTCCCAGGTTGGCAGAGGCGGCCTGCATAACATCGTCGCGGCGGTGCAATCCTACGACCAAAGCCTGGATTTCGTCGGTGCGGCGGGTGAGGCAAACCCTGTTACCAGAGCGGCGATGACACCCGAAACGCCGTATTTCATCGCCAGCGTTACCAAAATGTACACTGCCGCCATCCTCATGCAACTGTATGATGAAAAACGCCTCGACCTCGAAGCGCCGGTCTCGGCATATTTACGGGCTAACCTGCTCGATGGGATTCATATCTACAAAGGCGTAGATTACAGCCGCCAACTCAAGGTCTACCAACTGGTCAACCAGACTTCCGGCCTGGCCGATTTCGAGGCCGATAAACCGCGCGGCGGTAAAAGCG of Anaerolineales bacterium contains these proteins:
- a CDS encoding CPBP family intramembrane metalloprotease, coding for MAETNLILTIAIPFLLLPSTALVFSIAAKGLGKEKGHLIGFLFYWAVWCILLPLFIVGWDCYLSLFVDKTPLLARPNWLAAALWAFITLVSILMYGRDFLRASPTLILIAIPAATINGICEEILWRGLYVRMFPDNFWLAVIFPSIGFALWHLVPLSIFSDGNKWSFVLSTFLLGLAYGYIAYCTGSTKWTAISHSLSGTLALSGYLAPSVLALLK
- a CDS encoding isoprenylcysteine carboxylmethyltransferase family protein, with amino-acid sequence MAGTNPNPAVFLGGVFLLLAVAYVVFRVIVRREYRLHGRLTSWSSIVQLLAFAGLMAFPYLFNPPEWALSWMLAGPTSRQQQILGLVIILLGFLVAFCTMGWFGMRRAFGVETKGLVSIGPYRFTRNPQILGGYLLVIGVTVQWPSWFAVIWIVLYGVIGHWMVMTEEEHLRVLLGEEYVRYCQKVPRYLFWVGNSQKDRPG
- a CDS encoding nitroreductase family deazaflavin-dependent oxidoreductase, with the protein product MPAQTIYHRMKGLNTRMMANYKRGFGPTRVVMLLTTIGRKSGLPRVTPLQYEEVDGIYYIASARGSDADWIKNIRANPKVRVQIRDREFDAAAEPVTDPVRIADFIELRLKRHPIMIRLIMHLFDGLPIRFKRADLEKFCRKKAMAILRPIREQDSNQWR